Proteins encoded by one window of Blautia argi:
- a CDS encoding D-alanyl-D-alanine carboxypeptidase family protein, with product MKKKFFLLPGVLCMAASLCLNTGRIPVMAAAPDSNGAGNTASTAPADTNNNAKQEQKPEVPESYNWEIQSNKIPGWPEGPKVVAETAILMDVNSGEILYAKGIDEKRAPASTTKIMTAMLALEKVPFETQITFTNEVNNIEPGSTHIGIKPGETLTMKDCAYAILLASANEVSSGVAEYIGGIVPKFVEEMNQRAKDLGCKNTHFVNANGLYSEDHYTTARDLALIAQAAFQSETFREIIKTPYYIVPKTNITNEERWLNNHHKMVLDGSEHYDGCLGGKTGYTEKAGNTLVTYAERNGTTLVCVVLADNVSHYADTRALLDYGFQNFQKLTAENTSLAPAENDDFGAYLKENGLLNTVIDHSSMNIPANAKESLTYKVNLEKNTVNIDYYYGETALGSSVQEASSEILQAADTFHLQERQAQQSAAANPKADSENTASSQSAAKPGKTSSLDGFWGEVLNIFHELPSWKYPALFLLAAAFIFYIVTLIVKIKRSLRRRKRRKIKKPKKGKQQ from the coding sequence ATGAAAAAGAAATTTTTTCTTCTGCCAGGTGTTCTCTGCATGGCTGCAAGCCTTTGTCTGAATACCGGCAGAATTCCTGTCATGGCTGCTGCCCCTGATAGCAACGGTGCAGGAAATACTGCTTCAACAGCCCCGGCTGATACCAACAACAATGCCAAGCAAGAACAAAAGCCGGAAGTGCCGGAAAGCTATAACTGGGAAATTCAGTCCAACAAAATTCCGGGGTGGCCGGAAGGGCCAAAGGTTGTTGCTGAAACTGCGATTTTAATGGACGTAAATTCCGGCGAAATTCTATACGCAAAGGGAATTGATGAAAAACGCGCGCCTGCCAGCACCACAAAGATTATGACTGCCATGCTGGCTCTGGAAAAGGTTCCCTTTGAAACCCAGATTACCTTTACCAATGAAGTTAATAATATTGAACCCGGCAGTACTCACATTGGCATCAAGCCCGGCGAAACACTGACTATGAAGGATTGTGCTTATGCCATTCTCCTTGCTTCTGCCAATGAAGTATCCTCAGGAGTTGCTGAATATATCGGAGGCATAGTTCCCAAATTTGTAGAGGAAATGAATCAGCGCGCCAAAGACCTTGGCTGTAAAAACACCCATTTTGTCAATGCAAACGGTCTTTACAGTGAAGACCATTACACAACGGCCAGAGATTTGGCTTTGATTGCCCAGGCTGCTTTTCAGAGCGAAACCTTTCGTGAAATCATTAAAACACCGTACTATATTGTACCGAAAACCAATATTACCAATGAAGAACGGTGGCTAAACAATCATCACAAAATGGTGCTGGACGGTTCTGAACATTATGACGGCTGTCTGGGGGGAAAAACGGGGTATACGGAAAAAGCAGGAAATACGCTTGTAACTTACGCAGAAAGAAATGGTACAACTCTCGTATGTGTGGTTCTGGCTGATAATGTATCTCATTATGCGGACACAAGGGCTCTTTTGGACTACGGCTTTCAAAATTTCCAAAAGCTGACCGCTGAAAACACATCACTTGCTCCTGCTGAAAATGATGATTTCGGCGCTTATCTAAAGGAAAACGGACTCCTGAACACAGTAATCGACCATTCTTCTATGAATATTCCTGCAAATGCGAAGGAATCTCTCACCTATAAGGTGAATCTGGAGAAAAATACAGTAAACATAGATTACTATTATGGAGAAACTGCTCTGGGAAGCTCTGTACAGGAAGCTTCCTCTGAAATTCTGCAGGCTGCGGATACTTTTCATCTTCAGGAACGCCAAGCCCAGCAGTCTGCGGCTGCAAATCCAAAAGCAGACTCCGAAAATACAGCTTCTTCACAAAGTGCCGCAAAGCCTGGAAAAACTTCCTCTCTTGACGGCTTCTGGGGCGAAGTTCTGAATATATTCCATGAACTTCCCAGTTGGAAATATCCGGCTCTGTTTCTTTTAGCCGCTGCCTTTATCTTTTACATTGTAACCTTAATTGTAAAGATAAAACGTTCTCTGCGAAGACGTAAACGCAGAAAAATAAAAAAACCAAAAAAAGGAAAACAACAATGA
- a CDS encoding VOC family protein: protein MKFQMIHENYNVKDLEKSLAFYEKALGLTEKRRINAEDGSFIIVYLGNETTDFELELTWLRDFDRAYNLGDCEFHLAFRTDDFEAAHRLHEEMGCICFENPTMGIYFISDPDGYWLEILPQNK from the coding sequence ATGAAATTTCAAATGATTCACGAAAACTACAATGTAAAAGACCTGGAAAAATCCCTGGCTTTCTATGAAAAAGCGCTGGGGCTTACAGAAAAACGCCGTATCAATGCAGAAGACGGTTCTTTTATTATTGTCTATCTTGGAAATGAAACAACGGATTTCGAACTGGAACTGACCTGGTTAAGAGATTTTGACAGAGCATACAATCTGGGCGACTGCGAATTTCATCTGGCATTTCGCACTGATGATTTTGAGGCTGCACATAGGCTTCACGAAGAAATGGGTTGTATCTGCTTTGAAAATCCGACAATGGGAATTTACTTTATCTCTGACCCGGACGGTTATTGGCTGGAAATTTTGCCGCAGAATAAATAA
- a CDS encoding MazG family protein gives MKEFDRLKEIMARLRSKDGCPWDREQTHMSLKPACMEEAAEVVCGINILEATGNADNLKEELGDLLLQVVLHAQIAEEEGLFTLEDVCRGISDKMIRRHPHVFGEETVNQSGEVVTRWNDIKKAEKAGKEWTESYLPAAFEEAKTLIDAARERKGFQ, from the coding sequence ATGAAAGAATTTGACAGATTAAAAGAAATTATGGCTCGCCTTCGCTCCAAAGATGGCTGTCCGTGGGATAGAGAGCAGACGCATATGAGTTTGAAGCCGGCCTGTATGGAGGAAGCTGCAGAGGTTGTGTGCGGTATTAACATTCTGGAAGCTACCGGAAATGCAGATAACCTGAAGGAAGAACTTGGTGATTTGCTTTTGCAGGTGGTTTTGCATGCACAGATAGCGGAAGAAGAAGGACTGTTTACCTTAGAAGATGTATGCCGCGGTATCAGCGATAAGATGATTCGCAGGCACCCTCATGTGTTTGGTGAAGAAACTGTGAATCAGTCCGGAGAAGTGGTGACAAGATGGAATGATATTAAAAAGGCGGAAAAAGCAGGGAAGGAATGGACCGAATCTTATCTTCCGGCGGCTTTTGAGGAAGCAAAAACACTGATTGATGCTGCCAGAGAACGAAAAGGATTCCAGTAA
- a CDS encoding nicotinate phosphoribosyltransferase — protein MRALNLTLLTDLYELTMMQGYFKNPTDQVVVFDAFYRKNPCGGGYAIAAGLEQIIEYVRDLHFSPDDIDYLKSLNIFDSDFLEYLRGFHFTGDIYAIPEGTVVFPREPLLKVIAPVMEAQLVETAILNLLNHQSLIATKASRVVYAAKGDGVMEFGLRRAQGPDAGLYGARAAMIGGCIGTSNVLTGQMFHVPVKGTHAHSWIMSFPDEYTAFKTYASLYPNACILLVDTYDVLNSGVPNAIRVFKEMKEAGLPMKGYGIRIDSGDLAYLSKQAHRMLSEAGFGDAIISASSDLDEYLIESLKAQGAKINSWGVGTNLITCNDNPAFGGVYKLAAIKNKEDSDFVPKIKLSENVEKVTNPGNKTIMRIYDKATGKIRADLICLEDEVFNPEEDMIIFDPMATWKKTKLAGGSYILRELLVPVFQKGHCVYTSPSVMEIRDICQKELDTLWDETRRFTNPQEVFVDLSDKLYKIKSELLEKMGQAAIE, from the coding sequence ATGAGAGCCTTAAATTTAACATTACTGACAGATTTATATGAACTTACTATGATGCAGGGGTATTTTAAAAATCCAACAGACCAGGTTGTGGTTTTTGATGCATTTTACAGAAAAAATCCCTGCGGCGGAGGATATGCCATTGCTGCAGGATTAGAACAGATTATTGAATATGTTCGCGATTTACACTTTTCTCCTGACGATATTGATTATTTGAAGAGTCTGAATATTTTTGATTCCGATTTCCTGGAATATCTGCGAGGCTTCCATTTTACGGGAGATATTTATGCCATTCCCGAAGGAACGGTTGTCTTTCCAAGAGAACCCCTTTTAAAGGTTATCGCACCTGTTATGGAAGCACAGTTAGTGGAAACTGCTATTTTGAATCTTCTGAATCACCAGAGTCTGATTGCTACTAAGGCTTCCCGTGTGGTATACGCCGCAAAAGGTGACGGTGTTATGGAATTTGGCTTACGAAGAGCCCAGGGACCTGACGCAGGGCTGTATGGCGCAAGAGCTGCCATGATTGGAGGCTGTATCGGAACATCCAATGTACTGACAGGACAGATGTTCCACGTTCCGGTAAAAGGAACTCATGCCCACAGTTGGATTATGAGTTTCCCTGATGAATATACAGCCTTTAAAACCTATGCAAGCCTGTATCCAAATGCCTGTATTCTGCTGGTAGATACTTACGATGTGTTAAATTCCGGCGTTCCAAATGCTATTCGGGTCTTTAAAGAAATGAAAGAGGCCGGACTTCCCATGAAGGGATACGGAATCCGAATTGACAGCGGCGACCTGGCTTATCTGTCCAAACAGGCACACAGAATGCTGTCTGAAGCCGGATTTGGGGACGCGATTATCTCTGCTTCCAGTGATTTGGACGAATACCTGATTGAGAGCTTGAAAGCCCAGGGTGCGAAAATCAATTCCTGGGGCGTGGGAACTAATCTGATTACCTGTAACGACAACCCTGCCTTCGGCGGTGTTTATAAGCTGGCAGCGATTAAAAATAAAGAGGATTCCGACTTTGTTCCGAAAATCAAATTGTCCGAAAATGTAGAAAAGGTCACAAATCCCGGCAACAAGACCATTATGCGTATTTATGACAAAGCTACCGGGAAAATCCGTGCAGATTTAATCTGTCTGGAAGACGAGGTGTTCAATCCGGAAGAGGATATGATTATCTTTGATCCTATGGCAACCTGGAAAAAGACAAAGCTTGCCGGCGGCTCTTACATTTTAAGGGAGCTTCTGGTTCCTGTATTCCAGAAAGGGCACTGTGTTTATACCTCTCCTTCTGTCATGGAAATCAGAGATATATGTCAGAAGGAATTAGATACACTCTGGGACGAAACAAGACGTTTCACCAATCCTCAGGAGGTTTTTGTGGATTTGTCAGACAAGCTTTATAAGATTAAGTCTGAGCTTCTGGAGAAAATGGGACAGGCAGCGATTGAGTAA
- a CDS encoding M15 family metallopeptidase: protein MSYTLLVNKSHPLTSSYVPPCLAEAHIPFDTSAHDEKTLMEKTAAKAAARLFHQAASDNITLMGVSGYRSYKRQESLYRNALARSSSAVAPPGTSEHQTGLALDISCASLNFELEEAFAYTKEGKWLKTNAPLYGFILRYPRRKEHITQYPWEPWHIRFVGKTLSLYLSLTGLTLEEYHQMLSNPRGNL, encoded by the coding sequence ATGTCTTATACTCTTCTTGTAAATAAATCTCACCCGCTGACTTCTTCCTATGTTCCGCCATGCCTTGCAGAAGCCCATATTCCTTTTGATACTTCTGCACATGACGAAAAGACTCTTATGGAGAAAACAGCAGCAAAAGCTGCCGCAAGACTTTTTCATCAGGCTGCTTCTGACAATATAACCCTCATGGGTGTTTCCGGCTACCGTTCCTATAAAAGACAGGAAAGCTTATATCGAAACGCTCTGGCAAGAAGCAGCAGCGCCGTAGCGCCTCCCGGCACCAGTGAACATCAGACCGGGCTTGCCCTTGATATTTCCTGTGCTTCTTTAAATTTTGAACTGGAAGAGGCCTTCGCATACACAAAGGAAGGAAAATGGCTGAAAACCAATGCGCCCCTTTATGGTTTTATTCTGCGCTATCCCCGGCGAAAAGAACATATTACCCAGTATCCCTGGGAACCCTGGCATATACGCTTTGTGGGGAAAACTCTGTCCCTCTACCTTTCTCTTACCGGGCTGACACTGGAGGAATACCATCAGATGCTTTCTAATCCTCGCGGAAACCTGTAG
- a CDS encoding heparinase II/III domain-containing protein — MGREKRKIKSFLRKYQEDIQKEAQVLLNQEMPKLTEQEFALYEQTGNRLVYENKYFSRRKFLMVFGLQVWLEKGREKIYSEKLEAVIAEICKEQCWALPAHVDRTIPGWELTVDLFAAETAQALSEIISVEKSFIRREVRNLAKKEIYRRVLNPFLSVKSPYAWWENCTLNWCAVCNGSVGSAAMYLMHKEPERQRECLKRVTENMKYFLAGFGEDGACLEGLSYFTYGMTYFTGFAEQLLEFTKGKEDLFANPKVEKIAGFQQKCYFGNGRTLSFSDGNSKEHFRAGLSSYLAMRYESVRLPSFSLAANLTEDTCYRWMGAFRDLVWTQKYLEKTEKESSFFPEEEKSGQITLPGSQWVICENDTGTGMAVKGGHNGEPHNHNDVGSFLFFSGEEFFLPDLGAGEYTKNYFNEHRYEIFCNHSFSHNVPVIRGRGQQEGTQHCCTRFETDENGYVALEFEKAYEENAAEQMVRSLRFEFSSGKLFVKDEFWKCGEIQENLISYIEPVIEKDRFLLTGEKASCCIQTQGKQLWTEEVKHALHNGKIISVYRMLWEVEERGEYACTEFSVEVSKK; from the coding sequence ATGGGCAGGGAAAAGAGAAAAATTAAGAGTTTTCTCAGGAAGTATCAGGAGGATATCCAAAAAGAAGCACAGGTACTTTTGAATCAGGAGATGCCAAAGCTGACAGAGCAGGAGTTTGCCTTGTATGAGCAGACAGGAAATCGTCTGGTTTATGAGAATAAATATTTCAGTAGAAGGAAATTCCTGATGGTTTTTGGTCTGCAGGTCTGGCTGGAAAAAGGAAGAGAAAAAATATATTCCGAAAAGCTGGAAGCAGTGATTGCAGAAATTTGTAAAGAACAGTGCTGGGCGCTTCCTGCACACGTAGACAGAACAATACCGGGCTGGGAGCTTACGGTGGACTTGTTTGCTGCAGAAACAGCACAGGCTCTTTCAGAAATTATTTCCGTGGAAAAATCCTTTATAAGACGAGAGGTAAGAAACCTTGCAAAGAAAGAAATATACCGTAGAGTTTTAAATCCTTTTTTGAGTGTAAAATCTCCTTATGCTTGGTGGGAAAACTGTACATTGAATTGGTGTGCTGTCTGTAATGGCTCTGTCGGGAGTGCAGCAATGTACCTGATGCATAAAGAGCCGGAAAGACAAAGGGAATGTTTAAAACGTGTTACAGAAAATATGAAATATTTTCTGGCAGGATTTGGAGAAGACGGAGCCTGTCTGGAGGGATTATCCTATTTTACTTACGGAATGACTTACTTTACGGGATTTGCGGAGCAGCTTTTGGAGTTTACAAAGGGTAAAGAAGATTTATTTGCAAATCCAAAAGTAGAAAAGATTGCCGGATTTCAGCAGAAATGTTATTTTGGAAATGGCAGAACACTGAGTTTTTCAGACGGAAACAGTAAAGAACATTTTCGGGCGGGACTCAGCAGCTATCTTGCCATGCGGTATGAGAGTGTTCGATTGCCGTCTTTTTCGTTAGCAGCAAATTTGACAGAAGATACCTGCTATCGTTGGATGGGGGCTTTCAGAGATCTTGTATGGACACAGAAATATCTGGAGAAGACAGAAAAAGAAAGCAGTTTTTTTCCGGAAGAGGAGAAATCGGGACAGATTACCCTTCCTGGTTCTCAATGGGTCATTTGTGAGAATGATACTGGTACAGGAATGGCTGTAAAAGGCGGTCATAATGGAGAACCCCATAATCACAATGATGTGGGAAGTTTTCTGTTTTTTTCCGGAGAGGAATTTTTTTTGCCGGATTTGGGAGCAGGAGAATATACAAAAAACTATTTTAATGAACACAGATATGAGATTTTCTGCAATCACTCTTTTAGCCATAATGTTCCTGTTATCAGAGGCAGGGGGCAGCAAGAAGGAACACAGCATTGCTGTACACGATTTGAAACAGATGAGAATGGATATGTTGCATTAGAATTTGAGAAAGCATATGAGGAAAATGCAGCAGAACAAATGGTAAGGAGTTTGCGGTTTGAGTTTTCTTCTGGTAAACTGTTTGTAAAAGATGAGTTTTGGAAATGCGGTGAGATACAGGAAAATTTAATTTCTTATATAGAACCCGTAATAGAAAAAGACAGATTTTTGCTGACAGGAGAAAAAGCCAGTTGCTGTATTCAGACACAGGGGAAGCAGCTTTGGACAGAAGAAGTCAAACATGCGCTTCATAATGGGAAAATAATAAGTGTGTATCGAATGCTTTGGGAGGTGGAAGAAAGAGGCGAATATGCCTGTACGGAGTTCTCGGTAGAAGTTTCGAAAAAGTAG
- a CDS encoding glycoside hydrolase family 88 protein, translated as MFENKPVITSEDIQNGMEFAVKQVRCNLEEFTDKFQNAFSENGFYKPIENNYWTTGFWTGEIWLAYEWSHDEAFRKAADVQVESFLKRINDKYEVDHHDMGFLYSLSCVAAYKLTESKKGREAAIKAADQLITRYHPVGEFIQAWGPMNEPENYRLIIDCLLNLPLLYWATEETGEKKYREIAEKHIHTAIANVIREDYSTWHTFYFDMKTGAPDHGATCQGYRDGSAWARGQAWGIYGCALAYRYTGEKKYIENFKHVTQYFLEHLPEDLIPYWDLEFTDGDDQPRDSSSASIAACGMLEMAKYMEEEDALYYTDIAKKLMKSVYDNYRVTDSKISNGLVLHSTYSNHSPYNTCNHEGVDECNSWGDYFYMEALTRLAKDWNPYW; from the coding sequence ATGTTTGAGAATAAGCCGGTTATTACATCTGAAGATATACAAAATGGTATGGAGTTTGCGGTAAAACAGGTACGCTGCAATTTGGAGGAATTTACAGATAAATTTCAAAATGCATTTTCAGAAAATGGATTTTATAAACCCATCGAAAATAATTATTGGACTACAGGGTTCTGGACAGGGGAAATCTGGCTTGCATATGAGTGGTCGCATGATGAGGCATTCAGAAAAGCAGCAGATGTTCAGGTTGAGAGCTTTTTGAAAAGAATTAATGATAAATATGAAGTGGATCATCATGATATGGGATTTTTGTATTCTCTTTCCTGTGTGGCTGCCTATAAGCTGACAGAAAGTAAAAAGGGAAGAGAAGCTGCAATTAAGGCAGCGGATCAGTTGATTACAAGATATCACCCGGTTGGAGAATTTATTCAGGCCTGGGGTCCCATGAATGAACCGGAAAATTACAGGCTGATTATTGACTGTCTTTTAAACCTTCCGCTTTTGTATTGGGCAACCGAGGAAACAGGAGAGAAAAAATACAGAGAAATTGCGGAGAAGCATATTCATACTGCGATTGCAAATGTCATAAGAGAAGATTACTCGACCTGGCATACGTTTTACTTTGATATGAAAACAGGGGCTCCTGACCATGGCGCAACCTGTCAGGGATACAGGGACGGTTCTGCATGGGCAAGAGGCCAGGCCTGGGGAATTTACGGCTGTGCGTTGGCTTACAGGTATACAGGAGAAAAGAAATATATTGAGAATTTTAAGCATGTGACTCAATATTTCCTGGAACATCTTCCGGAAGATTTGATTCCATATTGGGATTTGGAATTTACAGATGGCGACGACCAGCCAAGAGATTCTTCCAGTGCATCTATAGCGGCATGCGGAATGTTGGAAATGGCAAAATATATGGAAGAGGAAGACGCGTTGTATTATACAGATATTGCTAAAAAGCTGATGAAGTCTGTTTATGATAATTATAGAGTTACAGATTCCAAAATATCAAATGGGCTTGTTCTTCATAGTACATACTCCAATCATTCGCCATATAATACATGCAATCATGAGGGTGTAGATGAATGCAACTCCTGGGGAGATTATTTTTATATGGAAGCATTGACAAGACTGGCAAAGGACTGGAATCCGTATTGGTAA
- a CDS encoding DUF2264 domain-containing protein has translation MKVKDWSTKEDFQELMLEFLNPLKPYYSTHRAGLNLGNTATNYDQKAIYMEAFSRPLWALVPFFAGGGKDEWFLSCYQKGLVAGTDPEDEEYWGNPGEFDQRFVEMAAMGYGLLMAPEKFWEPLTEREKKNFAAYLYTINQHEIPECNWQMFRVLVNLGLKNVGAPYSEEQMKKSLDMTESFYLGEGWYRDGDSCQRDYYVSFAIHFYGLIYAKFAQQEDRERSERLKRRSMEFAKQFLYWFDEDGAALPFGRSLTYRFAQVSFFSACLLCGIEPLPIGVMKGLIVRHMKYWLSLPVFDRNGILTIGYGYPNLMMSEKYNGPGSAYWSMKYFAFLALPDNHAFWKAKAEKYPSEISQCAMPYGEMLVKHYRHHNTAYTPGVFSAFGHGHSVEKYGKFAYDTKLAFSVARSCYELHENCPDSMLAFIIDGYVYVRRICEDSEIREQEVWSKWSPYPGIMVETTVIPTETGHIRRHKINSDRSCIAYDCGFCISAALKDHCVQTEEKGVSRVENSSSYCEVCGKQGEGTIITADPNTNLINPKTLLPSVSYSIPVGESEFVTEIKVEIKER, from the coding sequence ATGAAAGTAAAAGATTGGAGTACAAAAGAGGATTTTCAGGAATTGATGCTGGAATTTCTAAATCCTTTAAAGCCTTATTACAGTACACATAGAGCAGGATTGAATTTAGGAAACACAGCTACCAATTATGATCAGAAGGCAATTTATATGGAAGCTTTCTCAAGACCACTGTGGGCATTAGTTCCTTTTTTTGCAGGCGGTGGGAAGGACGAGTGGTTTTTAAGCTGTTATCAGAAAGGACTGGTGGCAGGTACAGACCCAGAAGATGAAGAGTACTGGGGAAATCCAGGAGAATTTGACCAGAGATTTGTGGAAATGGCTGCCATGGGGTATGGGCTTTTGATGGCGCCGGAAAAATTCTGGGAGCCTTTAACAGAAAGAGAAAAAAAGAATTTTGCCGCGTATCTTTATACCATTAACCAGCATGAAATTCCAGAATGTAACTGGCAGATGTTCCGGGTATTGGTAAATCTGGGGCTTAAAAATGTAGGCGCCCCTTATAGTGAAGAGCAGATGAAGAAGTCCTTGGACATGACAGAGAGTTTTTATCTGGGAGAGGGCTGGTATCGAGATGGGGATTCCTGCCAGAGAGATTACTATGTATCCTTTGCCATTCATTTTTACGGTCTTATCTATGCAAAATTTGCACAGCAGGAAGACAGGGAGAGAAGTGAAAGGCTGAAAAGGCGTTCTATGGAATTTGCAAAGCAGTTTCTATACTGGTTTGACGAGGACGGCGCTGCATTGCCTTTTGGACGTTCATTGACATATCGTTTTGCACAGGTGAGTTTTTTCTCGGCATGCCTTCTTTGCGGAATCGAACCTCTGCCAATAGGGGTGATGAAAGGTCTTATTGTACGGCATATGAAATATTGGCTGAGTTTGCCGGTATTTGACAGAAACGGAATATTGACCATAGGCTACGGGTATCCGAATTTAATGATGTCTGAAAAGTATAATGGTCCCGGCTCTGCTTATTGGAGTATGAAATATTTTGCTTTTCTGGCGCTTCCGGATAATCATGCATTCTGGAAGGCAAAAGCAGAAAAATATCCTTCGGAAATTTCTCAGTGTGCTATGCCTTATGGAGAAATGCTGGTAAAACATTATCGGCATCACAATACAGCCTACACGCCGGGGGTATTCAGTGCTTTCGGACATGGACATTCTGTGGAGAAATACGGAAAATTTGCATATGATACAAAGCTTGCCTTTTCGGTTGCCCGTTCCTGCTATGAACTTCACGAAAATTGTCCGGATAGTATGCTGGCATTTATCATTGATGGATATGTATATGTACGAAGAATCTGTGAGGATTCTGAAATACGGGAGCAGGAGGTCTGGTCTAAATGGAGTCCTTATCCGGGAATCATGGTGGAAACAACGGTGATTCCCACAGAAACCGGACATATAAGGAGGCATAAAATAAACAGCGACAGATCCTGTATAGCATATGACTGTGGTTTTTGTATCAGTGCGGCATTGAAGGATCATTGTGTACAAACAGAGGAAAAAGGTGTCAGCCGTGTGGAAAACAGCAGCAGTTATTGTGAAGTATGTGGAAAACAGGGGGAAGGAACTATAATTACAGCAGATCCCAATACAAATCTGATAAATCCCAAAACATTGCTGCCGTCTGTAAGTTATTCTATTCCTGTGGGAGAGTCAGAGTTTGTGACTGAAATAAAAGTCGAGATAAAGGAGAGATAG
- a CDS encoding ABC transporter substrate-binding protein: MRKKLVSVLMGAVLAAGTLAGCGGGSGDTASEKENSTNKESDKKSEDKKEEKNADASTTLKWAMWDRDLVTYWDGIADAYMEKNPDVRIEIMDLGSADYMTVLSTELSGEGSDFDVVTVKDMQCYTTLVSKGVLEDLTERVSADNIDLSVYNGVTDQMKADGKILEMPFRNDFWVLYYNKDLFDAANVDYPTNNMTVEEWDELARKVAKTGFGSDVTYGSHFHNWRSTVQLFGILDGKHTVLDGNYDWTKPYYEMVKKQEEDGICRSYIDTNASQLHYSAAFSEGNVATMNMGSWYVSTLITELANGEYDSELCGNWGIAKYPHPEGAEEGATIGSLTGLAIPTSSENKDAAWDFIKFACGEEGAKIVAATGSFPALLNDETADVIASLDGFPQDETSIEALKPGKVYLEAPYDKNFSEINTILDTYHKDIMNGDLSIDEGIAKMNEEVGKIGK; encoded by the coding sequence ATGAGAAAAAAACTGGTTAGTGTATTGATGGGCGCTGTGCTGGCGGCAGGAACTTTAGCGGGCTGCGGAGGCGGCAGTGGGGATACTGCTTCAGAAAAAGAAAACAGTACAAATAAAGAGAGCGATAAAAAATCAGAGGATAAAAAAGAAGAAAAGAATGCAGATGCATCTACGACTCTGAAATGGGCTATGTGGGACAGGGATTTGGTTACCTACTGGGACGGTATTGCAGATGCTTACATGGAGAAAAATCCTGATGTGAGAATTGAAATTATGGATTTGGGTTCTGCGGATTATATGACAGTTCTTTCCACCGAACTTTCCGGAGAAGGCTCAGATTTTGATGTAGTTACAGTCAAGGATATGCAGTGTTATACCACTCTGGTATCAAAAGGTGTGTTGGAAGATTTAACAGAGAGAGTTTCTGCGGATAATATTGATTTAAGCGTATACAATGGAGTGACAGACCAGATGAAGGCAGACGGAAAGATATTGGAAATGCCGTTTAGAAATGACTTCTGGGTGCTGTACTATAACAAAGATTTATTTGATGCTGCTAATGTGGATTATCCGACAAACAATATGACTGTGGAGGAATGGGATGAACTGGCAAGAAAGGTTGCAAAGACAGGATTTGGTTCTGATGTTACATATGGATCCCATTTCCATAACTGGAGAAGTACCGTACAACTTTTCGGAATTTTAGATGGAAAACATACCGTATTAGATGGAAATTATGACTGGACAAAGCCATATTATGAAATGGTGAAAAAACAGGAAGAAGATGGCATTTGTAGGAGTTATATTGATACCAATGCTTCACAGCTTCACTATTCCGCAGCTTTTTCAGAGGGAAATGTAGCAACCATGAATATGGGAAGCTGGTATGTTTCTACCTTGATTACAGAACTTGCAAATGGAGAATATGATTCTGAATTATGCGGAAACTGGGGAATTGCAAAATATCCTCACCCGGAAGGGGCAGAAGAGGGAGCAACCATAGGTTCTCTTACAGGTTTAGCAATACCGACTTCTTCTGAAAATAAAGATGCAGCATGGGATTTTATTAAATTTGCATGTGGAGAAGAGGGAGCCAAAATTGTAGCGGCAACAGGTTCTTTCCCGGCGCTTTTAAATGATGAAACAGCAGATGTGATTGCTTCTTTAGACGGCTTTCCACAGGACGAAACCAGCATTGAGGCATTAAAACCGGGCAAGGTATATCTGGAAGCTCCGTATGATAAGAATTTCTCTGAGATTAATACGATTTTGGATACGTATCATAAAGATATTATGAACGGAGATCTTTCTATTGATGAAGGAATTGCCAAGATGAATGAAGAAGTAGGTAAAATCGGCAAATAA